CTGACTGGGGATGTTTTTCCTTTCATAGATATCAGAGCTTGGCTGTTACTCTGCCAGCCATAGTGATCAGCGGGCTGTATTTTTCAAACAGACCGAAGAATTCATTGATCCGGTCCCAACCTTGACCCAACTCGACATGCTTTCCGAAATGCTCGTCGTCTTTGTGCACTTCGCTGACAGTATAAACGACGTTCCCTGTTGTGCCTTTTGACGGGTCCATCATGTCGTTTAGCTCAGCCGCCTTAGACACATAATATTCCAGTGTGTGAAGCTTCCCTTCTTCACCTGTTAAGGAGTGCGTTTCTTTCATCCAAGCAGCGTGCGAAGAAATCAGATCATCTACAGCTGCTACGTCCGCATCGGGCACACGCATTGTGAAACCGAAAGTGGTATGTCCAACGTCAAAACTCATTCTCGTCTCCTTCATTTTTCTACTCGTTTCGTACAATACGAGTGTGACAGACATATGAAGTGCATGACAGGCTATTCTGAAATCGATGCGTCCAAGCTAGTTGATCGTCACTTCTAAACGACCTTCTCTAGCCACCTATGTAGAACGTCCAGCTCGTACCCCTTGCCATATCCCTGACCGATGCCAGCGGTCTGCCAGCCTCCGATCTGGTCGATGATATCGCCCGGGCATTGAACAGCTCTCAGCCGGTCCCGCATGCTGTGCCGGAAGGAATGCACAACGCAACCGTCAGGCACATATGACCTGAGCCACTTGTTCAGGGCACTGCTTGCGTAGTTGGCTTTGTTGCCTTCTGGCGTGCAGTAGCGAGGGAAGAGTAGGCCGCCATCACTGCTCTCTACAGCGCGTTTTAAGCCCCACAGAGTCGCACCAACTAGAGGCACATCGCGTTGGCTCTCGGCAGTCTTAAGTCGCCGCCACGGATGCTCTGACAGCCTGACGAACGGCACCTCTTTATCGAGGTGGATGTCACTTGCAGTAAGCCCAATCACTTCTGCCAACCGCATGCCACTGTCAGATACGGCGGCGATGATCCAGCGGATGTCATCATCCAGTTCAAGGCACAGCTTCTGAACCTTGTGAATGTCTTCTATCGGGATTGGCATCCGCTTCACGGGCGCTTTGGCGTTCCCATAGTTCATGTTGGCGAACGGGTTGACGCTCTCGATGCCGTGTTCTCTGGCGATGTAGTTCCAGATGGCTCGGACATTGGACAGATTGCGCTTTACGGTAGCTTGCGATGAGCCACGAGATACCAGCGCATCACGGAACTTCAGCGCATCAGATCGGTTGTAGGCAGATATCGTTTTGTCGCCTGACAGCGATATCACCTCAGCCACGCTTCGTTCTGATGAGGCAATGAACCTCTGGTTACCTTCCTTGCCGGTGGCTTGCACATATAACTGCATCGCCTCAGACAGGCTCGGCTCCTGTTTAGGGCCTGTTATCAGGCCTTCATATACGGATGAGCCATCCTGCGGCAGCGCGAACAGAAGCTCCTGCCACTCGCGATGGAGGGCAGCTACGATCTGACTGGAAAGACGCACGGCTTCAGTGCGGTCTGCAGTGCGAAGAGATCGCTGCAGGATCGATCTTCCGTATTGCGGGATGAGAGGCTTTGGAATGCGCTTCTGCAAGTAGTAGACGCCGCGCTTCCGATAGAGATAGGGAGCAGATACCTTCGTCATAATGTACGACCATTTGTACGCCCGCGATGATGCGAACAGGTCGAAACGCTATGCGTTCTGCGGGTTTCGATGCGAGGAATGGCGCACCCGAGAGGATTCGAACCTCTGACCTCTGCCTTCGGAGGGCAGCGCTCTATCCAGCTGAGCTGTTTAAACAGCGAGAATTCAATCGGTTAGGTGAAAGCAGTTTTCTGCAAATTGTCCCAAATGTCCACTAATTTAACTCTCTGTGTGACCAGAGTGTGACCGCATTAGGGACAAAAGGTCTTAATCAAAATCGTTTCATTAGATTATGCCTGTCATGGCAACACACGTTAATAGACCGGCCAAGATAGCCAAAACTGCAAAGATTGGATTTCTGGATCTCCTCAAAAAGTAAGCCGAAAGAAAGGTCGCGGGCACAACACTGGAAACGCCAATAGCAATGCCAATCATCGTAATGCTCTCACCGGCGGAAGGGTTGGCCAAAAAGAACAGCATGTCTGGCGCTGGACTAAAACCCATACCCAGCCAAATCTGATCAACGTTCTTGCCATCAATGACTGATTGCAAAAGCTGCCTACTGGGTATTGGTGAGTCTTTTTCAATGAAACTGACAATTGTGCCGAGTAAAACAAGAAAAGAAGATATCAGCGTCAGCCAGTAGATGGTCTGCCCATAAATCACTCCAGATATTGGTATCAGAGATTTTTGGTATAAGCGCATCAATTCACCCGTTCACAGCACTGGTATCTCAATGCCAGTCAAGGTCTCAATTCCTCTGGCTACCAATTTAAGGCTTGAGGCAAAAAGTATTATGATTAGTAGGGTTCTAACTGCTGACGCCTTCAAAGATGTTAGGAGGCTGGCTCCGATGAGACCTCCAATGACCTGACCTAGCATCCATGGTGCAGCAATAATCCCAATAAGTGCGCCAACGTTTATGTAAGGCCAGATCGCTGCTGCATTTCCTAAAGCGAGCAGCACTCCGCTCGTGCCAGTTGCCACTTTGATCGGAATGCTCATGACAAGATTCAGGAGTGGAACAGCTGCCCAACCACCTCCCAACCCAAAGAAGCCACCGGTGAATCCGATGACCAAGAAAAGAAATATTGAGATTTTGACGTTAGTAGCACGGTAGCTAACATAGCTTCCCAATGAGCTTTCCCAGTAGGTTTTGCGCAGCTTGAGGAATTGGGAAAAGCTCTCTGACTTTTTTAACGTGGGATAATCGGACGAACCGCTTTTGAAAACAAAGACTGCTGCTATGAAAAGCAACATCAGTCCGAGTAGTAATCTGATTATACCGTCTGATTGTTCACCTAATCTTCGCGCAAGATAGATTGCAGTAAAGGATCCTGACATTCCCCCGATGATAATTGGCAACGCGCCTAGCAGAACGATTTTGATGTCTGCGAGCCCCTTGCGCATGAGTGGACCGGTGGAGATTAAGCCGCTGAACATAGCGACCACCAATCCTGTTGACCGGATTAAGAGCGTGTCAAACGAGGTAAATGCGAGCAGCAACGGCGTGAAAATTACCCCGCCACCAACCCCTGCGATTACCGCAACGATTGCAATAAGGACGCTAACCAGAAAGGAAATTACAATGATGTCGACGCCAGAAAAACTACCCTGCCCACCAAATGCCATGCCATCGATCTGTGTCTCAAGAAACAGATAGCACGCGGAGGTGGCTAGAATGAGCACGAATAGCTCAGGAAAGCTTTTTATGTATTTCAATGTGTTAAGCCGTTGCACGGTTGGCTTTTTTGTTACCTAACCGTTGAACTTAGCTGTTCAAAGCTAGCACCCTAATCGTTTTGATAGATTAAACAGATACAATTCAACCGGTTATGTGTGACCACCTTCCCGCATCGTGTCCCAAATGTCCACTAATTTTACCCTCTGTGTGACCAGAGTGTGATCGGATCAGGGACGAAAGGGACACGCAAGAATTAAGTTGGTTATGGGTTGGCGGGCAAGGGCCAGTGGGGGGTGCCGGTACATGTGCAGGTACGCCCGAGAGGGATTGGTGGCGGGTTGTTTTCTGAATGTAAAACGGATGGTCGAAAGGGAATGCTCCGACGGTTCACGCGACGAAAACCTGTTGGTCGTTCCTAAAGAGGTGGTAAAGGAAAAGTGGAAATGGCAAATCTGAGCGGTTCAGATTGATCTCAAAAAGCCCTTTCTCATAGGTGATCTCATCGACAAGACCA
This window of the Alphaproteobacteria bacterium LSUCC0719 genome carries:
- a CDS encoding DUF6538 domain-containing protein, translating into MTKVSAPYLYRKRGVYYLQKRIPKPLIPQYGRSILQRSLRTADRTEAVRLSSQIVAALHREWQELLFALPQDGSSVYEGLITGPKQEPSLSEAMQLYVQATGKEGNQRFIASSERSVAEVISLSGDKTISAYNRSDALKFRDALVSRGSSQATVKRNLSNVRAIWNYIAREHGIESVNPFANMNYGNAKAPVKRMPIPIEDIHKVQKLCLELDDDIRWIIAAVSDSGMRLAEVIGLTASDIHLDKEVPFVRLSEHPWRRLKTAESQRDVPLVGATLWGLKRAVESSDGGLLFPRYCTPEGNKANYASSALNKWLRSYVPDGCVVHSFRHSMRDRLRAVQCPGDIIDQIGGWQTAGIGQGYGKGYELDVLHRWLEKVV
- a CDS encoding sulfite exporter TauE/SafE family protein yields the protein MLILATSACYLFLETQIDGMAFGGQGSFSGVDIIVISFLVSVLIAIVAVIAGVGGGVIFTPLLLAFTSFDTLLIRSTGLVVAMFSGLISTGPLMRKGLADIKIVLLGALPIIIGGMSGSFTAIYLARRLGEQSDGIIRLLLGLMLLFIAAVFVFKSGSSDYPTLKKSESFSQFLKLRKTYWESSLGSYVSYRATNVKISIFLFLVIGFTGGFFGLGGGWAAVPLLNLVMSIPIKVATGTSGVLLALGNAAAIWPYINVGALIGIIAAPWMLGQVIGGLIGASLLTSLKASAVRTLLIIILFASSLKLVARGIETLTGIEIPVL